One genomic segment of Sander lucioperca isolate FBNREF2018 chromosome 10, SLUC_FBN_1.2, whole genome shotgun sequence includes these proteins:
- the LOC116064098 gene encoding alpha-tectorin-like isoform X1: MLKPVALLLLLAGVVHTVPPPVCIVTGSTVIDFFNRIQSVPDRCIYRLLRPVESTFLDILAGFRERSRTDVPFLDSLTITAAISTIYLGQGGIVRVDDQTPTLNATAQLINGVEFSKDQDGVTVQMGAFTITFDGNTAVITGFAFAAEGLCGNPTNTTQTFNLAAQKSSSSVAGYVLVLTCEVLYSEPPNNMTNCQLITERCNLLMQAPFTDCHDQVNPAPYITACAETSCKFPTEEGLALSCQFLDAYAKTCSLNTTITLGDWRSPDDCPVPQVPCMELYCSNNEYCGENNGETQCFCRALFATKYTPTNSLGDPTVCIENSATLTLAGCLLSAKNIDYTTLHLIDESCKGHMDNEAHMVTFSFDSNNTCGTEVMSNNKSQIIYQNTIMMQNSSTDVITRHDQVMIDFSCLYTKPDIRSVSFKIKDSSVVLQIVSGIWNYTLMMKAYTDGSFINVVGPDTELVLDQKVWVELMTVGLDDNMVSIVTDSCWATNQPSPNASVQYNLVINGCPNPADHTVKVQGNGLGTSNSFSFNMFQFSGKAPDIYLHCKLELCPKHSNSCAPSCSGSGRRRRSLRAKRADENPALITMAWNN, from the exons ATGTTGAAGCCGGTTGCATTGCTCCTCCTGCTGGCAG GTGTGGTCCACACTGTGCCCCCCCCTGTGTGCATAGTGACTGGCTCCACCGTCATCGATTTCTTCAATAGAATCCAGTCGGTCCCGGATCGCTGTATATACAGACTGTTAAGGCCAGTAGAAAGTACGTTTTTAGACATATTGGCGGGTTTCCGGGAGCGAAGCCGTACAGATGTGCCATTTTTGGACTCCTTGACAATAACTGCGGCAATTTCAACAATCTATCTTGGACAAGGGGGAATAGTTCGG GTTGATGACCAAACACCAACGCTCAACGCCACGGCTCAGCTGATTAATGGTGTGGAGTTCTCCAAGGACCAGGATGGAGTCACTGTCCAGATGGGTGCATTCACAATCACTTTTGATGGCAACACTGCAGTAATCACAG GATTTGCTTTTGCTGCAGAAGGCTTGTGTGGAAACCCCACTAACACCACTCAGACCTTCAATCTGGCTGCACAGAAGTCTTCCTCCAGTGTGGCTGGGTACGTCCTAGTCTTAAC CTGCGAGGTCCTGTACAGCGAACCCCCGAACAATATGACCAACTGCCAACTTATAACTGAACG CTGTAATCTCCTGATGCAGGCACCCTTCACTGATTGCCACGACCAAGTTAACCCAGCTCCCTACATAACCGCCTGCGCAGAAACTTCGTGCAAATTCCCGACCGAGGAAGGCCTCGCTCTCAGCTGCCAGTTTTTGGACGCTTACGCCAAGACCTGCAGTCTGAATACCACCATCACACTGGGCGACTGGAGGTCACCGGACGATTGCC ctgtccCTCAGGTCCCCTGTATGGAGCTGTACTGCAGTAATAACGAGTACTGCGGCGAGAACAACGGTGAAACCCAATGCTTCTGTCGGGCTCTTTTTGCCACCAAGTACACACCAACAAACTCTTTAG GCGACCCGACAGTCTGCATAGAGAACTCTGCCACTCTTACTCTGGCTGGATGTCTGCTCagtgccaaaaacattgacTACACCACCTTACACCTCATAGACGAGAGCTGCAAAGGACACATGGACAACGAGGCCCACATGGTGACTTTCAGCTTTGACAGCAACAACACCTGCGGGACCGAGGTCATG AGCAACAACAAAAGCCAAATCATCTACCAGAACACCATCATGATGCAGAACAGCTCCACGGACGTCATCACCCGCCACGACCAAGTCATGATCGACTTCTCCTGCTTGTACACAAAGCCAGACATCAGGAGTGTGTCCTTCAAAATCaaagacag ctCCGTGGTGCTGCAGATTGTATCTGGAATTTGGAATTACACTCTGATGATGAAAGCGTACACCGACGGCAGCTTCATAAACGTCGTGGGGCCGGACACTGAGCTCGTGCTGGACCAGAAGGTCTGGGTGGAGCTGATGACGGTGGGGCTGGACGACAACATGGTCTCCATAGTGACCGACTCCTGCTGGGCAACCAATCAGCCGTCTCCTAATGCAAGTGTGCAATACAACCTCGTCATCAACGG ATGCCCGAACCCCGCTGACCACACAGTGAAGGTGCAGGGAAACGGACTGGGAACATCCAACTCCTTCTCTTTCAACATGTTCCAGTTCTCTGGGAAAGCTCCCGACATCTACCTGCACTGCAAACTGGAGCTGTGTCCCAAACACAGCAACTCCTGCGCTCCG AGCTGCAGTGGAAGTGGCAGGAGGCGCAGATCTCTAAGGGCTAAAAGAGCAGATGAAAACCCAGCCCTCATCACTATGGCCTGGAATAATTAA
- the LOC116064098 gene encoding alpha-tectorin-like isoform X2 produces the protein MLKPVALLLLLAGVVHTVPPPVCIVTGSTVIDFFNRIQSVPDRCIYRLLRPVESTFLDILAGFRERSRTDVPFLDSLTITAAISTIYLGQGGIVRVDDQTPTLNATAQLINGVEFSKDQDGVTVQMGAFTITFDGNTAVITGFAFAAEGLCGNPTNTTQTFNLAAQKSSSSVAGCEVLYSEPPNNMTNCQLITERCNLLMQAPFTDCHDQVNPAPYITACAETSCKFPTEEGLALSCQFLDAYAKTCSLNTTITLGDWRSPDDCPVPQVPCMELYCSNNEYCGENNGETQCFCRALFATKYTPTNSLGDPTVCIENSATLTLAGCLLSAKNIDYTTLHLIDESCKGHMDNEAHMVTFSFDSNNTCGTEVMSNNKSQIIYQNTIMMQNSSTDVITRHDQVMIDFSCLYTKPDIRSVSFKIKDSSVVLQIVSGIWNYTLMMKAYTDGSFINVVGPDTELVLDQKVWVELMTVGLDDNMVSIVTDSCWATNQPSPNASVQYNLVINGCPNPADHTVKVQGNGLGTSNSFSFNMFQFSGKAPDIYLHCKLELCPKHSNSCAPSCSGSGRRRRSLRAKRADENPALITMAWNN, from the exons ATGTTGAAGCCGGTTGCATTGCTCCTCCTGCTGGCAG GTGTGGTCCACACTGTGCCCCCCCCTGTGTGCATAGTGACTGGCTCCACCGTCATCGATTTCTTCAATAGAATCCAGTCGGTCCCGGATCGCTGTATATACAGACTGTTAAGGCCAGTAGAAAGTACGTTTTTAGACATATTGGCGGGTTTCCGGGAGCGAAGCCGTACAGATGTGCCATTTTTGGACTCCTTGACAATAACTGCGGCAATTTCAACAATCTATCTTGGACAAGGGGGAATAGTTCGG GTTGATGACCAAACACCAACGCTCAACGCCACGGCTCAGCTGATTAATGGTGTGGAGTTCTCCAAGGACCAGGATGGAGTCACTGTCCAGATGGGTGCATTCACAATCACTTTTGATGGCAACACTGCAGTAATCACAG GATTTGCTTTTGCTGCAGAAGGCTTGTGTGGAAACCCCACTAACACCACTCAGACCTTCAATCTGGCTGCACAGAAGTCTTCCTCCAGTGTGGCTGG CTGCGAGGTCCTGTACAGCGAACCCCCGAACAATATGACCAACTGCCAACTTATAACTGAACG CTGTAATCTCCTGATGCAGGCACCCTTCACTGATTGCCACGACCAAGTTAACCCAGCTCCCTACATAACCGCCTGCGCAGAAACTTCGTGCAAATTCCCGACCGAGGAAGGCCTCGCTCTCAGCTGCCAGTTTTTGGACGCTTACGCCAAGACCTGCAGTCTGAATACCACCATCACACTGGGCGACTGGAGGTCACCGGACGATTGCC ctgtccCTCAGGTCCCCTGTATGGAGCTGTACTGCAGTAATAACGAGTACTGCGGCGAGAACAACGGTGAAACCCAATGCTTCTGTCGGGCTCTTTTTGCCACCAAGTACACACCAACAAACTCTTTAG GCGACCCGACAGTCTGCATAGAGAACTCTGCCACTCTTACTCTGGCTGGATGTCTGCTCagtgccaaaaacattgacTACACCACCTTACACCTCATAGACGAGAGCTGCAAAGGACACATGGACAACGAGGCCCACATGGTGACTTTCAGCTTTGACAGCAACAACACCTGCGGGACCGAGGTCATG AGCAACAACAAAAGCCAAATCATCTACCAGAACACCATCATGATGCAGAACAGCTCCACGGACGTCATCACCCGCCACGACCAAGTCATGATCGACTTCTCCTGCTTGTACACAAAGCCAGACATCAGGAGTGTGTCCTTCAAAATCaaagacag ctCCGTGGTGCTGCAGATTGTATCTGGAATTTGGAATTACACTCTGATGATGAAAGCGTACACCGACGGCAGCTTCATAAACGTCGTGGGGCCGGACACTGAGCTCGTGCTGGACCAGAAGGTCTGGGTGGAGCTGATGACGGTGGGGCTGGACGACAACATGGTCTCCATAGTGACCGACTCCTGCTGGGCAACCAATCAGCCGTCTCCTAATGCAAGTGTGCAATACAACCTCGTCATCAACGG ATGCCCGAACCCCGCTGACCACACAGTGAAGGTGCAGGGAAACGGACTGGGAACATCCAACTCCTTCTCTTTCAACATGTTCCAGTTCTCTGGGAAAGCTCCCGACATCTACCTGCACTGCAAACTGGAGCTGTGTCCCAAACACAGCAACTCCTGCGCTCCG AGCTGCAGTGGAAGTGGCAGGAGGCGCAGATCTCTAAGGGCTAAAAGAGCAGATGAAAACCCAGCCCTCATCACTATGGCCTGGAATAATTAA